One region of Chaetodon auriga isolate fChaAug3 chromosome 5, fChaAug3.hap1, whole genome shotgun sequence genomic DNA includes:
- the slc14a2 gene encoding urea transporter 2, which produces MPGSHCTKDIQKNINCSTSAALDTTSPASTFTELQPLMAHPDRPSEHDNSEEDRKEKDPKQPGPTTLQRSRACFLKGLSYFSGDMKVFGKWMGKQFFLLQLLDWVLRGAAQVMFVNNPLSGLIIFGGLILQNYWWALNGFVGTLFATISALILQQNRGAIAAGLYGYNGILVGLLMAVFSKEGDWYWWLLLPNIFMSMMCPIVSSALASINSRWDLPVFTLPFNILVCVHMVATGHYNHHFPQVLIQPRSEMPNITWAEIDVAQLFMAVPVGIGQVYGCDNPWTGGIFIISLFISSPITCAHAVLGSAVGMVSGLALAAPFGDIYFGLWGYNCVLACIAIGGMFYALTWQVHLLAITCAFFCAYLSSAIAHIMSRFGLPACTWPFCLSALTFLLLTTETNKIFKLPLAKVAYPEKNLSFFWKLKKQEKMEKAEEVRKEREEQQKAIEDEVILNEKEKLRLELDRIEQGRVASETSERQNEETHV; this is translated from the exons ATGCCGGGATCACACTGCACAAAG GATATTCAGAAGAATATCAACTGCTCCACTTCTGCTGCTTTAGACACCACCTCTCCTGCTTCCACCTTCACT GAACTCCAGCCCCTGATGGCGCACCCCGACCGGCCGTCTGAGCATGACAACTCcgaggaggacaggaaggagaaggaCCCCAAGCAGCCAGGACCCACAACCCTGCAGAGGTCCAGGGCCTGCTTCCTCAAGGGACTCTCCTACTTCTCTGGAGATATGAAGGTGTTTGGAAAATGGATGGGAA aGCAGTTTTtcttgctgcagctgctggactgGGTTTTGCGTGGAGCTGCTCAGGTGATGTTTGTCAACAATCCTCTAAGTGGCCTCATCATTTTTGGTGGCCTCATCCTGCAGAACTACTGGTGGGCTCTCAACGGCTTTGTGGGAACACTCTTTGCCACCATTTCTGCCCTCATTCTGCAACAGAACAG GGGTGCAATAGCTGCAGGACTGTATGGTTACAATGGCATCCTGGTGGGTCTGCTGATGGCTGTGTTCTCCAAAGAGGGAGACTGGTACTGGTGGCTCCTGCTACCCAACATCTTCATGTCCATGATGTG CCCGATTGTGTCCAGTGCCCTGGCATCGATTAACAGTCGCTGGGATCTGCCAGTGTTCACCCTGCCCTTCAACATCCTGGTGTGTGTCCACATGGTCGCCACCGGCCACTACAACCACCACTTCCCCCAAGTCCTCATTCAGCCTCGTTCAGAGATGCCAAACATCACCTGGGCTGAAATTGATGTGGCCCAG CTGTTCATGGCAGTGCCTGTTGGAATTGGCCAGGTCTACGGCTGTGACAACCCTTGGACAGGAGGAATCTTCATCATCtcactcttcatctcctcccctATCACCTGCGCTCATGCCGTCCTTGGATCTGCCGTGGGCATGGTTTCTG GTCTGGCTCTGGCTGCTCCCTTTGGAGACATTTACTTTGGCCTCTGGGGATACAACTGCGTCTTAGCCTGCATTGCCATCGGAGGAATGTTTTACGCTCTCACCTGGCAGGTGCACCTGCTTGCCATCACATGTG cttttttctGTGCATACCTCAGCTCAGCCATTGCCCATATCATGTCCAGG TTTGGTCTGCCAGCCTGCACCTGGCCTTTCTGTCTCTCGGCCCTCACTTTCCTCCTCTTAACCACGGAGACCAACAAGATCTTCAAGCTGCCGCTGGCCAAAGTCGCCTACCCCGAGAAAAACCTGAGCTTCTTCTGGAAGCTGAAGAAGCAGGAGAAAATGGAGAAGGCTGAGGAagtgaggaaagagagggaggagcagcagaaagcCATTGAAGATGAAGTGATActgaatgagaaagagaaactgagGCTCGAGTTGGACAGAATTGAGCAAGGGAGAGTAGCAAGTGAGACGTCAGAGAGGCAAAATGAGGAGACACATGTCTAA